The window GAAGAATCAATCGTCCTGTTTGAGCGGCATCAGCAACCAGAGGAGGAGATAGATCAGGATGCCGGGGAAAGCCGCGCTGAGGATGCTGACCAGCACATAGACAAAGCGCACCACCCACGACGGCCAGTCGAAATATTCGGCAATGCCGCCACAAACACCGCCCAGCATTTTATCGGTCTTCGATCGCGCCAATTTCCGGTTCATGTTCACTCCTCCATCTCTGCGTTGTACTGGCTCTCAAACATATCATTG of the Deltaproteobacteria bacterium HGW-Deltaproteobacteria-4 genome contains:
- a CDS encoding stress-responsive transcriptional regulator, with translation MNMNRKLARSKTDKMLGGVCGGIAEYFDWPSWVVRFVYVLVSILSAAFPGILIYLLLWLLMPLKQDD